One segment of Gemmatimonadota bacterium DNA contains the following:
- a CDS encoding MOSC domain-containing protein, protein MYRIDGLWRYPVKTLAGEPITEAALTADGVPGDRLVHVRGPEGVRTSRRHHRLLGLRGTLGPDGQPLVNGLPWQSAEALALVRAAAGDDAWLAAHAGPERFDILPLLVATDGAVAAFGRDIRRLRPNILIGGVEGLAEVQWEDALLRVGQVVIRLDSLRGRCPMTTVDPDTLERDPEVLRDIGRRFGGRLALNAEVLRPGVVRVGDPVVLER, encoded by the coding sequence ATGTACCGCATCGATGGGCTGTGGCGCTACCCCGTGAAGACGCTGGCGGGCGAGCCGATCACCGAGGCCGCGCTGACCGCCGATGGCGTGCCGGGTGACCGCCTGGTGCACGTGCGCGGCCCGGAAGGGGTGCGCACCTCCCGCCGTCACCACCGGCTCCTCGGGCTGCGGGGCACCCTCGGCCCGGACGGCCAGCCACTCGTGAACGGGCTGCCGTGGCAGAGCGCGGAGGCCCTCGCCCTCGTCCGCGCGGCGGCGGGGGACGATGCCTGGCTCGCCGCCCACGCCGGCCCGGAGCGCTTCGACATCCTGCCGCTGCTGGTGGCCACCGACGGCGCGGTGGCGGCCTTCGGGCGCGACATCCGCCGGCTGCGCCCCAATATCCTGATCGGAGGGGTCGAGGGGCTCGCGGAGGTCCAGTGGGAGGACGCGTTGCTGCGCGTGGGCCAGGTCGTCATCCGGCTCGACTCGCTGCGCGGCCGCTGCCCGATGACCACCGTCGATCCGGACACCCTCGAGCGCGATCCCGAAGTGCTGCGCGACATCGGGCGCCGGTTCGGCGGGCGCCTGGCGCTCAACGCCGAGGTGCTGCGGCCCGGGGTGGTGCGCGTCGGCGATCCGGTGGTGCTGGAGCGGTGA
- a CDS encoding amidase, with protein sequence MPTRRDVLARLAALSALTALPRSWGMRTPTDPLDGTIADCQAGLRRGEWTAEEVTRRALERCRRDGAAWRAIDALSATALDEARASDARRRAGTLRGPLDGVPVFAKSIYDMEGLPTTGSSAEWAYLFPGAVRRDALEVRRLRAAGAIVLGKTAADDFAYRGVGTSTHTGQVANPFDRSGTRTPGGSSAGSAVAVAGGMAFAALGTDDGGSNRIPAVCTGVVGMKPTFGLVPRTGVIPTWPYLDTHGPLARTVADAALLLAAIAGPDGSDPLALAAPFDASPCSTGATTRSPACALAWWRRTCRADR encoded by the coding sequence ATGCCCACCCGCCGAGACGTCCTGGCCCGCCTGGCCGCCCTCAGCGCCCTGACCGCGCTGCCACGGAGCTGGGGAATGCGCACACCGACCGATCCGCTCGATGGCACCATCGCCGACTGCCAGGCGGGGCTCCGCCGTGGCGAATGGACCGCGGAGGAGGTCACCCGACGGGCACTGGAGCGCTGCCGGCGGGACGGCGCGGCCTGGCGTGCCATTGACGCCCTCTCCGCCACCGCGCTCGACGAGGCGCGGGCCTCCGATGCGCGGCGGCGCGCCGGGACCCTGCGCGGCCCGCTCGACGGCGTGCCGGTCTTCGCCAAGTCCATCTACGACATGGAGGGGCTGCCGACCACCGGCTCCAGCGCGGAGTGGGCGTACCTCTTCCCGGGCGCTGTACGGCGGGATGCGCTCGAGGTGCGCCGCCTCCGGGCGGCGGGGGCCATCGTGCTGGGCAAGACGGCGGCGGATGACTTTGCCTACCGTGGCGTGGGCACCAGCACCCACACCGGGCAGGTGGCCAATCCGTTTGACCGGAGCGGCACCCGGACGCCGGGCGGGTCCAGTGCCGGCTCGGCGGTGGCGGTGGCCGGCGGGATGGCCTTCGCGGCGCTCGGCACCGACGACGGCGGCTCCAACCGGATCCCGGCGGTGTGCACCGGCGTGGTGGGGATGAAGCCCACCTTCGGCCTCGTGCCGCGCACCGGGGTGATCCCCACCTGGCCCTACCTCGACACCCACGGCCCGCTGGCACGGACGGTGGCCGACGCCGCGCTGCTGCTCGCCGCGATCGCGGGACCCGACGGCTCCGACCCGCTGGCGCTGGCCGCGCCGTTCGACGCGAGCCCCTGCTCCACTGGCGCGACGACGCGCTCGCCGGCGTGCGCCTTGGCGTGGTGGAGGCGCACGTGCCGCGCGGACAGATGA
- a CDS encoding DUF433 domain-containing protein encodes MISLNSRAVVAPLLSDVLDYDDTETPRRWWPLTHKRLVVIDPQRRFGQPIVVKEGLPTRLLARAVANEGSAASVAWWYEATEQAVRDAVEYETSLSRRAA; translated from the coding sequence GTGATCAGTTTGAATTCCAGGGCGGTGGTCGCCCCATTGCTGAGCGATGTACTGGACTATGACGACACCGAGACCCCTCGCCGCTGGTGGCCGCTGACGCACAAACGACTGGTGGTAATTGACCCGCAGCGGCGTTTCGGACAGCCAATCGTGGTGAAGGAGGGCTTGCCGACGCGGCTACTTGCCAGAGCGGTAGCCAATGAGGGCAGCGCGGCATCGGTGGCGTGGTGGTACGAGGCAACGGAGCAGGCAGTCAGGGATGCAGTGGAGTACGAAACCTCGCTGAGCCGCCGGGCTGCGTGA
- a CDS encoding tyrosine-type recombinase/integrase: protein MLSSRGSAGTEGSPLAGRGQVSPARDHAAHNLRSGGSQPLPTFPAGTPYEEHELILAGPLGRPVDHRNVKKRHFHPLLAAAGLPRVRLYDLRHTHCTLLLGAGVPVNVVSQRLGHASAKMTLDVYANYLPDQHEDAVARYRAYVAHTK from the coding sequence ATGCTGTCATCCCGAGGGAGCGCGGGGACCGAGGGATCCCCGCTGGCTGGCAGGGGGCAGGTTTCGCCGGCTCGAGACCACGCGGCTCACAACCTCCGCAGCGGGGGGTCGCAACCTCTTCCCACCTTTCCCGCGGGCACCCCGTATGAGGAACATGAGCTGATCCTCGCCGGGCCGCTGGGCCGCCCCGTGGATCACCGCAACGTCAAGAAGCGCCACTTCCACCCGCTGCTCGCGGCGGCCGGGCTCCCGCGGGTGCGGCTGTACGACCTGCGGCACACGCACTGTACCCTGCTGCTCGGGGCCGGGGTGCCGGTCAATGTGGTAAGCCAGCGGCTCGGCCACGCCAGCGCCAAGATGACCCTGGACGTGTACGCCAATTACCTCCCCGACCAGCACGAGGACGCGGTGGCGCGGTACAGGGCGTATGTGGCTCACACTAAGTGA
- a CDS encoding TetR/AcrR family transcriptional regulator, producing MSTFPDTRYLLLDHASMLASTDGLAGLSAARVARAARLSKATVHGHLGGRERLHLSVLDHAVWELVRDVVIPARRAPRGVRRLEALLRRWMAWNSDGYYPGGSPLIAIATEFDDRPGPVRERLLRWCAAWRRCLGREVAQARRAGELSQASDPDQFVHDYQGIMLAYHLAERLVRDLDAQARALRAFDSLVGREVDRPGASGNAVH from the coding sequence ATGTCCACCTTTCCGGACACTCGGTACCTGCTCCTCGACCACGCCAGCATGCTCGCCAGCACTGACGGCCTCGCCGGCCTCAGCGCCGCCCGGGTGGCCCGCGCCGCCCGCCTCTCCAAGGCCACGGTCCACGGCCATCTCGGCGGGCGGGAGCGGCTGCACCTCTCGGTGCTGGACCACGCGGTCTGGGAGCTGGTCCGGGACGTGGTGATCCCCGCACGCCGGGCGCCGCGCGGGGTGCGGCGGCTGGAGGCGCTGCTGCGGCGCTGGATGGCATGGAACAGCGACGGCTACTACCCGGGGGGGTCCCCCCTGATCGCCATCGCCACCGAGTTCGACGACCGGCCGGGCCCGGTCCGGGAGCGGCTGCTGCGGTGGTGCGCGGCCTGGCGCCGGTGCCTGGGGCGTGAGGTGGCGCAGGCCCGCCGCGCGGGGGAACTGAGCCAGGCCAGCGACCCGGACCAGTTCGTCCACGATTATCAGGGGATCATGCTGGCCTACCATCTGGCGGAGCGGCTGGTGCGGGACCTCGACGCGCAGGCGCGCGCCCTCCGCGCGTTCGACAGCCTGGTGGGGCGCGAGGTGGACCGCCCCGGGGCTTCCGGAAACGCCGTCCATTGA
- a CDS encoding putative DNA binding domain-containing protein has translation MNLAHLERMVGEGDLSKDACLYLLQCRGECEWLDFKEQLSLESEVELCGFARDVLAMKNVGGGYLVVGVMDKTWQVVGLAAPFPYDSKLLRDKVRSATGVELEVDVVTHPVESEGAKVLCALIHVRSSKKRRKRRSPTLVARDFCATKPFGMRRGEIYLRRGDSTVKVASEEELRDLLERLEAQSDEDAVRGDAAPSPFAVEDGTYRLLPRGYDRFVGRADLRERLVGAICGDPRIWIVNVHGPGGVGKSALVNWAAYRLYEERRFEAILQLTAKETALTEKGIRPLSRSLYSLENLLDQILLLFEENPEQELEAKRLLAIELLSAWKTLIILDNMETVSDGRILAFVQGLPPDSKAKVLLTSRSKTGGWELPLAVTELNGVEVQEFLAIKSAELSAGFPIDPDSIARVTEASGGLPLAIQWIIGQYKQSRRLDLVVRGCEGEGLPNS, from the coding sequence ATGAATCTCGCCCATCTCGAGCGAATGGTTGGCGAAGGCGATCTGAGCAAGGACGCCTGTCTCTACCTCTTGCAGTGCCGTGGAGAGTGCGAGTGGTTGGACTTCAAGGAACAACTGTCGCTGGAGTCCGAGGTAGAGCTCTGCGGGTTCGCTCGCGATGTGCTCGCGATGAAGAATGTTGGCGGCGGCTACCTCGTAGTTGGCGTAATGGACAAGACGTGGCAAGTGGTCGGTCTTGCCGCCCCTTTTCCTTACGATTCAAAGCTTCTGCGCGACAAAGTGCGGAGCGCAACAGGTGTTGAGCTTGAAGTGGATGTCGTCACGCATCCGGTCGAATCGGAGGGGGCGAAGGTCCTATGTGCTTTGATCCATGTCCGAAGCAGCAAGAAGCGGCGTAAGCGCAGGAGTCCGACCCTAGTCGCCAGGGACTTCTGCGCGACAAAGCCATTCGGGATGCGACGCGGTGAGATCTATTTGCGGAGGGGGGACTCCACCGTAAAGGTCGCCAGCGAAGAAGAGCTCCGGGATCTGCTGGAACGACTGGAGGCTCAATCGGACGAGGATGCCGTTAGGGGGGACGCAGCCCCTTCGCCCTTCGCGGTCGAAGATGGAACGTACCGTCTCCTTCCAAGGGGCTACGACCGCTTTGTAGGTCGTGCTGACCTGCGCGAGCGCTTGGTGGGCGCTATCTGCGGTGATCCTCGGATTTGGATTGTTAACGTGCATGGCCCTGGAGGCGTGGGAAAGTCCGCGCTTGTCAATTGGGCGGCGTACAGGCTCTACGAAGAACGGCGCTTCGAGGCGATTCTCCAGCTTACGGCAAAAGAGACGGCCTTAACTGAGAAGGGCATTCGCCCACTATCGCGCTCGCTGTACTCGCTAGAAAACCTACTCGACCAGATTCTCCTGCTCTTTGAGGAGAACCCCGAGCAGGAGCTGGAGGCGAAGCGGTTACTGGCAATCGAGCTTCTCTCGGCTTGGAAGACCCTGATCATCTTGGACAATATGGAAACTGTCTCTGATGGACGAATTCTCGCATTCGTCCAGGGGCTTCCCCCCGACTCCAAAGCGAAGGTCCTCCTGACTAGTAGGTCGAAGACAGGCGGGTGGGAGTTGCCTCTGGCTGTGACGGAGTTGAACGGAGTCGAGGTTCAGGAGTTCCTGGCGATAAAGTCCGCGGAACTCAGCGCCGGCTTTCCGATAGATCCCGACTCAATCGCTAGGGTCACCGAGGCTAGCGGCGGGTTACCGCTGGCAATCCAGTGGATCATCGGCCAGTACAAGCAGAGCCGGCGACTGGACTTGGTAGTAAGGGGATGCGAAGGGGAAGGACTCCCCAATTCTTGA
- a CDS encoding site-specific DNA-methyltransferase produces the protein MTTATQTKLKFGKPWRAPGVLRQTRDAPKPCYVSEMGVLFHGDCLAVLPYVRDAVVDTVFADPPFNLGKEYGAKVNDLRPDSEYVTWCRAWIDECIRTLKPGGAFFLYNIPRWNLLLGAHMMERGLTFRHDIAVNIKLGLPIQGRLYPSHYSLLYFTKGKPKTFRSIRTPIEVCRHCGKETKDYGGHRDAMNPKGVNLTDVWNDIPPVRHWKFKSKKRKANQLSTKLLRRVVELTTRPGELVLDPFGGSGTTFDVCEHTGRHWVGMEMENVDVIIERVESDDVAHHPNGDYVEDR, from the coding sequence ATGACTACTGCGACTCAAACCAAGCTCAAGTTCGGCAAGCCGTGGCGCGCGCCTGGAGTCCTCCGCCAGACGCGTGATGCCCCGAAGCCGTGCTACGTCAGCGAAATGGGTGTCCTGTTCCACGGCGATTGCCTCGCCGTGCTTCCTTACGTCAGGGACGCCGTGGTGGACACGGTCTTTGCGGACCCGCCGTTCAACCTCGGCAAGGAATACGGAGCGAAGGTGAACGACCTGCGCCCGGACTCCGAATACGTCACGTGGTGCCGGGCATGGATTGACGAATGCATCCGAACCCTCAAGCCCGGCGGAGCCTTCTTCCTCTATAACATCCCGCGCTGGAACCTCCTGCTCGGGGCGCACATGATGGAGCGAGGCCTCACGTTTCGCCACGACATTGCAGTCAACATCAAGCTTGGGCTGCCGATCCAAGGCCGCCTCTACCCTTCCCACTACAGCCTGCTCTATTTCACCAAGGGCAAGCCGAAGACCTTTCGCAGCATCCGGACCCCGATTGAGGTCTGTCGTCACTGTGGGAAGGAGACCAAGGACTACGGTGGGCATCGGGACGCGATGAACCCAAAGGGCGTGAACCTAACGGATGTTTGGAACGACATTCCGCCGGTGCGCCACTGGAAGTTCAAGAGCAAGAAACGGAAGGCCAACCAACTCTCCACCAAGCTCCTCCGCCGAGTTGTGGAGTTGACCACCCGCCCGGGGGAGTTAGTGCTTGACCCATTCGGCGGCAGCGGGACGACATTCGATGTGTGTGAACACACCGGACGTCACTGGGTTGGAATGGAGATGGAGAACGTGGACGTGATTATCGAACGAGTGGAATCCGACGACGTCGCGCACCATCCCAATGGGGACTACGTGGAGGATCGGTAG
- a CDS encoding tyrosine-type recombinase/integrase, translating to MIFAGPLGRPVDHRNVKKRHFHPLLAAAGLPRVRLYDLRHTNCTLLLGAGVPVHVVSQRLGHASAKMTLDVYANHLPTSTRMRWRGTGRMWNDPAQARIFSMTTGRPTVAILHLSISTAELAGCHILEYRRTP from the coding sequence TTGATCTTCGCCGGGCCGCTGGGCCGCCCCGTAGATCACCGCAACGTCAAGAAGCGGCACTTTCACCCGCTCCTCGCCGCGGCCGGGCTCCCGCGCGTGCGGCTGTACGACCTGCGGCACACGAACTGTACCCTGCTCCTGGGCGCCGGGGTGCCGGTCCACGTGGTCAGTCAGCGGCTCGGCCACGCCAGCGCCAAGATGACGCTGGACGTGTATGCCAATCACCTCCCGACCAGCACGAGGATGCGGTGGCGCGGTACCGGGCGTATGTGGAATGATCCGGCGCAGGCACGCATTTTTTCGATGACAACCGGCAGGCCAACCGTGGCTATCTTACACCTCTCCATCTCCACCGCCGAGCTGGCCGGGTGCCACATTTTGGAGTATCGTCGAACCCCATGA
- a CDS encoding alkene reductase: protein MTDPTTSPLFTPITLGDVTLANRVVMAPMTRNRAGAGNVPTAMMVEYYLQRATGGLLITEGAQVVPEGQGYPGTPGIHSDTQVAGWRAVTDAVHAAGGRMALQLWHVGRISHPTLQPGARRRWRRRPSGPRAGLHRHRNAALRHPARARDRRDPRRHRGLRGGARHAMAAGFDLVEIHAANGYLVAQFLRSGTNHRTDQYGGSLENRLRFLVEVVSAVAGAVGAGRVGVRLSPTSGFNDMSDADPVATFTAAAAALRPLGLAYLHVIRPIGESWRTPAAGPGSPRRSRRPSAARSQANGGYGAESAAVVLGRGEADLVSFGTTFLANPDLPERLRSGAPLNAPDPASFYGGDARGYIDYPALAAV, encoded by the coding sequence ATGACCGACCCCACGACCTCCCCGCTCTTCACCCCGATCACCCTGGGTGACGTCACCCTCGCCAACCGGGTGGTGATGGCCCCGATGACCCGCAACCGGGCCGGCGCCGGCAACGTGCCCACGGCCATGATGGTCGAGTACTACCTCCAGCGCGCCACCGGCGGCCTCCTCATCACCGAGGGCGCGCAGGTGGTGCCTGAGGGGCAGGGCTATCCCGGTACCCCAGGCATCCACTCCGACACCCAGGTGGCCGGCTGGCGCGCCGTCACCGACGCCGTCCACGCCGCCGGCGGCCGGATGGCCCTGCAGCTGTGGCACGTGGGGCGGATCTCCCACCCGACCCTGCAGCCCGGGGCGCGGCGCCGGTGGCGCCGTCGGCCATCCGGCCCGCGGGCAGGTCTTCACCGGCACCGGAATGCAGCCCTTCGTCACCCCGCGCGCGCTCGAGACCGCCGAGATCCCCGGCGTCATCGCGGGCTTCGCGGCGGGGCGCGGCACGCCATGGCGGCCGGCTTCGACCTGGTGGAGATCCACGCGGCCAACGGCTACCTGGTCGCCCAGTTCCTGCGCAGCGGCACCAACCACCGCACCGACCAGTACGGCGGCTCCCTGGAGAACCGGCTGCGCTTCCTGGTGGAGGTCGTGTCGGCGGTGGCGGGCGCGGTGGGGGCGGGGCGGGTGGGGGTGCGGCTCTCGCCGACCAGCGGCTTCAACGACATGTCCGACGCCGACCCGGTGGCCACCTTCACCGCCGCGGCGGCGGCGCTGCGGCCCCTTGGCCTGGCGTACCTGCACGTCATCAGGCCGATCGGCGAGTCGTGGCGCACCCCGGCCGCGGGGCCCGGATCACCCCGGCGCTCAAGGCGGCCTTCGGCGGCCCGCTCGCAGGCCAACGGCGGCTACGGCGCCGAGAGCGCCGCGGTGGTGCTCGGCCGGGGCGAGGCCGACCTGGTCTCGTTCGGGACCACCTTCCTGGCCAATCCCGACCTGCCGGAGCGGCTCCGGAGCGGCGCGCCGCTCAACGCCCCGGACCCCGCTTCCTTCTATGGTGGGGATGCCCGGGGCTATATCGACTACCCGGCGCTGGCGGCGGTCTAG
- a CDS encoding MarR family transcriptional regulator, whose translation MAERSACVRSNVTQLVDRLEAEGMVRRVHSPDDRRSIRAEITRVGRERQADGAVRAARVEAEVAAALPPAVRDALAGLARTQGLTRLFIWTNDSLMYRAVYNN comes from the coding sequence CTGGCCGAGCGCAGCGCCTGCGTCCGTTCCAACGTGACCCAGCTGGTGGACCGGCTCGAGGCCGAGGGCATGGTGCGGCGGGTGCACTCGCCCGACGACCGGCGCAGCATCCGGGCGGAGATCACCCGGGTGGGGCGGGAGCGTCAGGCCGACGGCGCGGTGCGTGCCGCGCGGGTCGAGGCGGAGGTGGCCGCGGCGCTGCCGCCCGCGGTCCGCGACGCGCTCGCCGGGCTGGCCCGCACCCAGGGGCTGACGCGCCTTTTTATTTGGACGAATGATTCATTAATGTACCGTGCAGTCTACAACAATTGA